A section of the Macadamia integrifolia cultivar HAES 741 chromosome 9, SCU_Mint_v3, whole genome shotgun sequence genome encodes:
- the LOC122089812 gene encoding 5'-3' exoribonuclease 3-like isoform X2, which produces MGVPAFYRWLAEKYPMVVVDVVEEQPVEMEGISIPVDTSKPNPNNIEFDNLYLDMNGIIHPCFHPEDRPSPTTFEEVFQCIFDYIDRLFVMVRPRKLLYMAIDGVAPRAKMNQQRSRRFGAAKDAAEVAAEEERLRQDFEKEGRKLPPKQESQVFDSNVITPGTEFMAVLSIALQYYIHLRLNNDPGWRDIKVLLSDANVPGEGEHKIMSYIRLQRNLPGYDPNTRHCLYGLDADLIMLALATHEVHFSILREVVFTPGQQDKCFLCGQMGHLAADCEGKAKRKSGEFDEKGEGATVAKKPYQFLNIWTLREYLEYEMRITNPPFEIDFECLVDDFIFLCFFVGNDFLPHMPTLEIREGAINLLIAVYKKEFGAMGGYLTESNKPNLSRVEHFIQAVGSYEDKIFQKRARLHQRQEERIKREKAQAKRGDDAEPQCGTDSAVPVARYHGSRLASAPVPSPYQQTGSSYSAGNSISIRNENQLGQATMVLSALNIKGKKSAAPDRKEVNFQARKVARLSSGSSIGAAIVEAENSLNGEVEVCENKEELKMKLKELLREKADLFNSDNPEEDKVKLGEPGWKDRYYEEKFSAKSPDELEAIRKDVVLKYTEGLCWVMHYYYEGVCSWQWFYPYHYAPFASDLKDLGQMNISFELGAPFKPFNQLMGVFPAASAHALPKHYQRLMTDPNSPIIAFYPTDFEVDMNGKRYAWQGITKLPFIDEGLLVAEIKKVEHTLTEEEVRRNSVLFDMLFVACSHPLSPYIFSLDDRCKQLSNKERIEVKERLDPSVSGGMNGYLSLCSGDPYHPIFRSPVAGMEDIMNNQVICAIYRLPDAHKHITRPPAGVVFPKKTVNLGDLKPPPVLWHEDTGRKPFDNGRRNPPGSISGRQLGDAAHRLVVNSLQVKRYTNGGDQIHAQSPSYAADMYGAPPSTYANGGRYHNLEHQRGGYHNLEHQRGGYHNPEHQRTVRPGVNYPTHSSMYTHTTSFKNHSDHGYGQPYAPSAAPNPSHERSFHHPQHVRSNQQASHIRVHPMQNHPRYVAQIHVATGANSFPDGGYNGHMGYQASGYGNNHRQQWVWVPKSG; this is translated from the exons ATGGGAGTTCCGGCGTTCTATAGATGGTTGGCGGAAAAATATCCAATGGTGGTGGTAGACGTTGTGGAAGAACAACCAGTCGAGATGGAAGGCATTTCTATTCCTGTCGACACCAGTAAGCCTAACCCTAACAACATCGAATTTGACAATCTCTATCTCGACATGAACGGGATCATTCATCCCTGTTTTCATCCCGAGGACCGC CCTTCTCCAACCACTTTTGAGGAGGTATTCCAGTGCATATTTGATTACATTGATAGACTCTTTGTGATGGTGCGACCACGGAAGCTTCTGTACATGGCTATTG ATGGTGTAGCTCCAAGGGCTAAAATGAATCAGCAACGTTCTAGGCGTTTCGGAGCTGCCAAAGATGCAGCAGAAGTG GCAGCAGAAGAAGAGCGGTTACGGCAAGACTTTGAGAAGGAGGGCAGAAAGCTACCTCCAAAACAGGAGTCACAAGTTTTTGATTCCAATGTTATCACTCCTGGGACTGAATTCATGGCTGTTTTGTCGATTGCACTGCAGTATTACATTCATCTCAGACTAAACAATGACCCTGGATGGAGAGACATTAAG GTTCTCCTTTCGGATGCAAATGTTCCTGGTGAAGGGGAACACAAAATTATGTCGTACATCCGCCTTCAGAGAAATCTTCCTGGTTATGATCCAAATACACGCCACTGCCTATATGGTTTG GATGCAGATTTGATAATGTTGGCTCTGGCTACGCATGAAGTGCACTTTTCAATATTGAGAGAG GTTGTTTTCACCCCTGGACAACAAGACAAATGCTTTCTATGTGGCCAAATGGGCCATTTAGCGGCTGATTGTGAAGGAAAAGCAAAGAGAAAGTCGGGAGAGTTTGATGAGAAAGGTGAAGGGGCTACAGTGGCCAAAAAGCCTTACCAG TTTCTCAACATTTGGACTCTTCGAGAATACTTGGAATATGAAATGCGGATAACCAACCCTCCATTTGAGATTGATTTTGAATGCCTTGTGGATGATTTTATATTCCTATGTTTCTTTGTCGGCAATGATTTTCTGCCACATATGCCCACACTGGAGATTCGTGAG GGTGCAATCAACTTACTAATCGCTGTGTACAAAAAGGAGTTTGGGGCAATGGGTGGCTATTTGACCGAATCAAACAAG CCAAATTTGAGCAGGGTAGAGCATTTCATTCAAGCAGTGGGATCCTATGAAGATAAAATATTCCAGAAAAGAGCTCGCTTACATCAG CGGCAGGAAGAAAGAATTAAGCGAGAAAAGGCACAAGCAAAGAGAGGAGATGACGCTGAACCTCAATGTGGAACTGATTCTGCAGTTCCAGTTGCCCGTTATCATGGTTCTCGTCTTGCTTCTGCTCCTGTACCTTCACCATATCAACAAACAGGATCCAGTTACAGTGCAGGGAATTCCATATCTATAAGAAATGAAAACCAACTTGGTCAAGCTACCATGGTTCTGTCAGCACTCAATATTAAGGGCAAGAAATCTGCAGCACCTGATAGAAAAGAAGTTAATTTTCAAGCCCGAAAAGTTGCACGCTTGTCTTCAGGGTCATCCATTGGTGCTGCCATTGTTGAGGCTGAAAATAGTCTTAACGGAGAAGTAGAA GTATGTGAAAACAAGGAGGAATTGAAAATGAAGCTTAAGGAGTTGCTGCGTGAGAAGGCTGACCTCTTTAACTCTGATAATCCTGAAGAAGACAAG GTCAAATTGGGAGAGCCGGGGTGGAAAGATAGGTATTATGAAGAAAAGTTTTCTGCAAAATCCCCCGATGAACTTGAAGCAATACGGAAGGATGTT GTCCTAAAATACACAGAAGGCTTGTGTTGGGTCATGCACTATTATTATGAAGGGGTTTGCTCGTGGCAGTG GTTCTATCCTTATCATTATGCACCCTTTGCTTCTGATCTCAAGGATCTTGGTCAGATGAACATAAGCTTTGAATTAGGTGCTCCCTTCAAACCATTCAATCAGCTGATGGGGGTTTTTCCAGCTGCAAG TGCTCATGCGCTTCCCAAGCATTATCAAAGATTGATGACTGATCCAAATTCTCCGATTATTGCTTTTTATCCAACTG ATTTTGAAGTTGATATGAATGGCAAGCGGTATGCTTGGCAG GGTATCACAAAATTACCTTTCATTGATGAAGGACTCCTTGTTGCTGAGATTAAAAAAGTTGAACATACATTGACG GAGGAGGAAGTTCGGAGGAACAGTGTGCTGTTTGACATGCTTTTTGTGGCATGTTCTCATCCTCTCTCtccatatatattttctcttgaTGACCGTTGTAAACAGCTGTCAAACAAGGAGCGGATTGAAGTCAAAGAAAGACTTGATCCTAGTGTGAG TGGTGGGATGAATGGGTACCTATCACTTTGTAGTGGAGATCCTTACCATCCCATCTTCAGGTCTCCTGTTGCTGGAATGGAAGACATTATGAACAATCAAGTAAT ATGTGCCATATACAGACTTCCGGATGCACATAAGCATATCACTCGACCACCGGCTGGTGTTGTATTCCCCAAAAAG ACTGTTAATCTTGGGGATCTCAAGCCACCACCTGTATTGTGGCATGAAGATACAGGGAGAAAACCATTTGACAATGGCAg GCGAAACCCTCCTGGATCCATTTCAGGTCGACAGCTTGGGGATGCAGCACATAGGCTTGTTGTTAACAGCTTACAGGTAAAGAGGTACACTAATGGGGGTGACCAGATACATGCCCAATCGCCATCTTATGCTGCGGATATGTATGGTGCTCCCCCATCCACCTATGCAAATGGTGGTAGATACCACAATCTTGAACATCAGAGAGGTGGATATCACAATCTTGAACATCAGAGAGGTGGATACCACAATCCTGAACATCAGAGAACAGTACGACCTGGGGTTAATTATCCCACTCACAGTAGTATGTATACACATACAACCAGCTTTAAGAATCACTCAGACCATGGTTATGGGCAACCGTATGCTCCATCAGCTGCCCCCAATCCATCTCATGAAAGATCATTTCATCATCCACAGCATGTGAGAAGTAACCAACAAGCTTCCCATATTAGAGTGCATCCCATGCAAAACCATCCTAGATATGTAGCACAAATACATGTTGCAACTGGAGCTAATAGTTTTCCAGATGGTGGATACAATGGTCACATGGGTTACCAAGCATCTGGATATGGTAATAACCACCGTCAACAGTGGGTGTGGGTACCAAAATCAGGTTAA
- the LOC122090035 gene encoding probable beta-1,4-xylosyltransferase IRX9H, whose protein sequence is MASFRRTLSPAAHHDRSYQNGGGPFAVHSPTHKLFSGSNYSSSSPSFAVLGVGFRRFLPGIFLPRYSRKGHPPWTRFFLRLLLCFVLGFVLGLMPFGDVEDIRRHDLPYEIKPPTFNVQKGLDGIVGPEKVVLATMNLDLETKSEIKDPLDVVPLKQLIIVTPTYNRPLQAFYLNRLGQALRLVRPPLLWIVVEMNSASKETSEILSKTGVMYRHLVCSKNLTNIKDRGVHQRNRALEHIEFHHLNGIVYFADDDNIYSLELFESAREIRRFGTWPVAMLSQSKNKAILEGPVCNMSQVIGWHTNEKSKRLRRFHVDMSGFAFNSTILWDPKKSRRRTSEPIRQRDTVKEGFQETTFIEQVVEDESQMEAIPLGCSRVMNWHLHLEARNHVYPKGWVVQKNLDIVVPLK, encoded by the exons ATGGCTTCATTTCGACGAACTCTATCCCCTGCTGCTCATCACGACCGTTCTTACCAAAACGGGGGTGGTCCATTTGCGGTTCATTCTCCAACTCATAAGCTTTTCTCTGGTTCCAACTACTCTTCGAGTTCGCCATCTTTTGCTGTGTTGGGTGTTGGATTCCGCCGATTCCTGCCGGGGATTTTCTTGCCTAGATACTCACGCAAGGGGCATCCACCATGGACGAGATTCTTCCTTCGGTTGTTACTGTGTTTTGTTCTGGGTTTCGTGCTAGGGCTCATGCCATTTGGTGATGTCGAAGACATTAGGCGACATGACTTACCGTATGAGATCAAGCCGCCCACTTTTAATGTACAAAAGGGTCTTGATGGTATCGTTGGGCCGGAGAAGGTCGTATTGGCGACAATGAACCTAGATCTCGAGACCAAGTCTGAAATAAAAGATCCACTCGATGTTGTCCCGCTGAAGCAGTTAATAATTGTAACTCCGACATACAATCGGCCTCTCCAAGCATTCTATCTCAATCGCTTGGGTCAGGCATTGAGACTTGTTCGGCCGCCTCTTCTGTGGATTGTGGTGGAGATGAACTCAGCTTCAAAGGAAACTTCAGAAATTCTGAGTAAGACTGGTGTTATGTATAGGCATCTTGTGTGCTCCAAGAATTTGACAAACATAAAGGATAGAGGCGTACACCAACGAAACAGGGCTCTCGAGCACATTGAATTCCATCATCTAAATGGGATTGTCTACTTCGCAGACGATGATAATATCTATTCTCTTGAACTATTTGAAAGCGCGAGAGAAATCAG ACGCTTTGGCACTTGGCCTGTTGCTATGCTTTCTCAGAGCAAAAACAAGGCGATACTGGAAGGTCCAGTATGTAATATGAGTCAAGTAATTGGATGGCACACAAACGAGAAGAGTAAGAGGCTCAGAAGGTTCCATGTTGATATGTCTGGATTTGCATTCAACAGCACCATCCTATGGGATCCCAAGAAATCGCGCCGTCGAACTTCAGAACCTATAAGGCAGCGAGACACAGTGAAGGAGGGATTTCAa GAGACCACTTTTATAGAGCAGGTGGTGGAAGATGAAAGTCAAATGGAAGCCATACCTCTTGGCTGTTCAAGGGTGATGAATTGGCATCTCCATTTGGAAGCTCGTAATCATGTTTATCCTAAGGGTTGGGTAGTTCAGAAGAACCTTGATATTGTAGTCCCCCTGAAGTGA
- the LOC122089812 gene encoding 5'-3' exoribonuclease 3-like isoform X1, with protein sequence MGVPAFYRWLAEKYPMVVVDVVEEQPVEMEGISIPVDTSKPNPNNIEFDNLYLDMNGIIHPCFHPEDRPSPTTFEEVFQCIFDYIDRLFVMVRPRKLLYMAIDGVAPRAKMNQQRSRRFGAAKDAAEVAAEEERLRQDFEKEGRKLPPKQESQVFDSNVITPGTEFMAVLSIALQYYIHLRLNNDPGWRDIKVLLSDANVPGEGEHKIMSYIRLQRNLPGYDPNTRHCLYGLDADLIMLALATHEVHFSILREVVFTPGQQDKCFLCGQMGHLAADCEGKAKRKSGEFDEKGEGATVAKKPYQFLNIWTLREYLEYEMRITNPPFEIDFECLVDDFIFLCFFVGNDFLPHMPTLEIREGAINLLIAVYKKEFGAMGGYLTESNKPNLSRVEHFIQAVGSYEDKIFQKRARLHQRQEERIKREKAQAKRGDDAEPQCGTDSAVPVARYHGSRLASAPVPSPYQQTGSSYSAGNSISIRNENQLGQATMVLSALNIKGKKSAAPDRKEVNFQARKVARLSSGSSIGAAIVEAENSLNGEVEVCENKEELKMKLKELLREKADLFNSDNPEEDKVKLGEPGWKDRYYEEKFSAKSPDELEAIRKDVVLKYTEGLCWVMHYYYEGVCSWQWFYPYHYAPFASDLKDLGQMNISFELGAPFKPFNQLMGVFPAASAHALPKHYQRLMTDPNSPIIAFYPTDFEVDMNGKRYAWQGITKLPFIDEGLLVAEIKKVEHTLTEEEVRRNSVLFDMLFVACSHPLSPYIFSLDDRCKQLSNKERIEVKERLDPSVRTTCSGGMNGYLSLCSGDPYHPIFRSPVAGMEDIMNNQVICAIYRLPDAHKHITRPPAGVVFPKKTVNLGDLKPPPVLWHEDTGRKPFDNGRRNPPGSISGRQLGDAAHRLVVNSLQVKRYTNGGDQIHAQSPSYAADMYGAPPSTYANGGRYHNLEHQRGGYHNLEHQRGGYHNPEHQRTVRPGVNYPTHSSMYTHTTSFKNHSDHGYGQPYAPSAAPNPSHERSFHHPQHVRSNQQASHIRVHPMQNHPRYVAQIHVATGANSFPDGGYNGHMGYQASGYGNNHRQQWVWVPKSG encoded by the exons ATGGGAGTTCCGGCGTTCTATAGATGGTTGGCGGAAAAATATCCAATGGTGGTGGTAGACGTTGTGGAAGAACAACCAGTCGAGATGGAAGGCATTTCTATTCCTGTCGACACCAGTAAGCCTAACCCTAACAACATCGAATTTGACAATCTCTATCTCGACATGAACGGGATCATTCATCCCTGTTTTCATCCCGAGGACCGC CCTTCTCCAACCACTTTTGAGGAGGTATTCCAGTGCATATTTGATTACATTGATAGACTCTTTGTGATGGTGCGACCACGGAAGCTTCTGTACATGGCTATTG ATGGTGTAGCTCCAAGGGCTAAAATGAATCAGCAACGTTCTAGGCGTTTCGGAGCTGCCAAAGATGCAGCAGAAGTG GCAGCAGAAGAAGAGCGGTTACGGCAAGACTTTGAGAAGGAGGGCAGAAAGCTACCTCCAAAACAGGAGTCACAAGTTTTTGATTCCAATGTTATCACTCCTGGGACTGAATTCATGGCTGTTTTGTCGATTGCACTGCAGTATTACATTCATCTCAGACTAAACAATGACCCTGGATGGAGAGACATTAAG GTTCTCCTTTCGGATGCAAATGTTCCTGGTGAAGGGGAACACAAAATTATGTCGTACATCCGCCTTCAGAGAAATCTTCCTGGTTATGATCCAAATACACGCCACTGCCTATATGGTTTG GATGCAGATTTGATAATGTTGGCTCTGGCTACGCATGAAGTGCACTTTTCAATATTGAGAGAG GTTGTTTTCACCCCTGGACAACAAGACAAATGCTTTCTATGTGGCCAAATGGGCCATTTAGCGGCTGATTGTGAAGGAAAAGCAAAGAGAAAGTCGGGAGAGTTTGATGAGAAAGGTGAAGGGGCTACAGTGGCCAAAAAGCCTTACCAG TTTCTCAACATTTGGACTCTTCGAGAATACTTGGAATATGAAATGCGGATAACCAACCCTCCATTTGAGATTGATTTTGAATGCCTTGTGGATGATTTTATATTCCTATGTTTCTTTGTCGGCAATGATTTTCTGCCACATATGCCCACACTGGAGATTCGTGAG GGTGCAATCAACTTACTAATCGCTGTGTACAAAAAGGAGTTTGGGGCAATGGGTGGCTATTTGACCGAATCAAACAAG CCAAATTTGAGCAGGGTAGAGCATTTCATTCAAGCAGTGGGATCCTATGAAGATAAAATATTCCAGAAAAGAGCTCGCTTACATCAG CGGCAGGAAGAAAGAATTAAGCGAGAAAAGGCACAAGCAAAGAGAGGAGATGACGCTGAACCTCAATGTGGAACTGATTCTGCAGTTCCAGTTGCCCGTTATCATGGTTCTCGTCTTGCTTCTGCTCCTGTACCTTCACCATATCAACAAACAGGATCCAGTTACAGTGCAGGGAATTCCATATCTATAAGAAATGAAAACCAACTTGGTCAAGCTACCATGGTTCTGTCAGCACTCAATATTAAGGGCAAGAAATCTGCAGCACCTGATAGAAAAGAAGTTAATTTTCAAGCCCGAAAAGTTGCACGCTTGTCTTCAGGGTCATCCATTGGTGCTGCCATTGTTGAGGCTGAAAATAGTCTTAACGGAGAAGTAGAA GTATGTGAAAACAAGGAGGAATTGAAAATGAAGCTTAAGGAGTTGCTGCGTGAGAAGGCTGACCTCTTTAACTCTGATAATCCTGAAGAAGACAAG GTCAAATTGGGAGAGCCGGGGTGGAAAGATAGGTATTATGAAGAAAAGTTTTCTGCAAAATCCCCCGATGAACTTGAAGCAATACGGAAGGATGTT GTCCTAAAATACACAGAAGGCTTGTGTTGGGTCATGCACTATTATTATGAAGGGGTTTGCTCGTGGCAGTG GTTCTATCCTTATCATTATGCACCCTTTGCTTCTGATCTCAAGGATCTTGGTCAGATGAACATAAGCTTTGAATTAGGTGCTCCCTTCAAACCATTCAATCAGCTGATGGGGGTTTTTCCAGCTGCAAG TGCTCATGCGCTTCCCAAGCATTATCAAAGATTGATGACTGATCCAAATTCTCCGATTATTGCTTTTTATCCAACTG ATTTTGAAGTTGATATGAATGGCAAGCGGTATGCTTGGCAG GGTATCACAAAATTACCTTTCATTGATGAAGGACTCCTTGTTGCTGAGATTAAAAAAGTTGAACATACATTGACG GAGGAGGAAGTTCGGAGGAACAGTGTGCTGTTTGACATGCTTTTTGTGGCATGTTCTCATCCTCTCTCtccatatatattttctcttgaTGACCGTTGTAAACAGCTGTCAAACAAGGAGCGGATTGAAGTCAAAGAAAGACTTGATCCTAGTGTGAG GACTACATGCAGTGGTGGGATGAATGGGTACCTATCACTTTGTAGTGGAGATCCTTACCATCCCATCTTCAGGTCTCCTGTTGCTGGAATGGAAGACATTATGAACAATCAAGTAAT ATGTGCCATATACAGACTTCCGGATGCACATAAGCATATCACTCGACCACCGGCTGGTGTTGTATTCCCCAAAAAG ACTGTTAATCTTGGGGATCTCAAGCCACCACCTGTATTGTGGCATGAAGATACAGGGAGAAAACCATTTGACAATGGCAg GCGAAACCCTCCTGGATCCATTTCAGGTCGACAGCTTGGGGATGCAGCACATAGGCTTGTTGTTAACAGCTTACAGGTAAAGAGGTACACTAATGGGGGTGACCAGATACATGCCCAATCGCCATCTTATGCTGCGGATATGTATGGTGCTCCCCCATCCACCTATGCAAATGGTGGTAGATACCACAATCTTGAACATCAGAGAGGTGGATATCACAATCTTGAACATCAGAGAGGTGGATACCACAATCCTGAACATCAGAGAACAGTACGACCTGGGGTTAATTATCCCACTCACAGTAGTATGTATACACATACAACCAGCTTTAAGAATCACTCAGACCATGGTTATGGGCAACCGTATGCTCCATCAGCTGCCCCCAATCCATCTCATGAAAGATCATTTCATCATCCACAGCATGTGAGAAGTAACCAACAAGCTTCCCATATTAGAGTGCATCCCATGCAAAACCATCCTAGATATGTAGCACAAATACATGTTGCAACTGGAGCTAATAGTTTTCCAGATGGTGGATACAATGGTCACATGGGTTACCAAGCATCTGGATATGGTAATAACCACCGTCAACAGTGGGTGTGGGTACCAAAATCAGGTTAA